The Verrucomicrobium spinosum DSM 4136 = JCM 18804 genome includes a region encoding these proteins:
- the coaE gene encoding dephospho-CoA kinase (Dephospho-CoA kinase (CoaE) performs the final step in coenzyme A biosynthesis.) encodes MKIWIVTGGAASGKSTFCRLLAELSSQVVLFSSDEAVHQIYQTPELAAVLAGVLDPSVVGEDGLVSRGALRDLAFNDPTVRRKLEDFLHPQVFKKLSDLVQQTREAGKAQLLIAEVPLFYEAASDFPADAVIVVASEARVQHDRMTGERGLNADTAQRILDIQWPLRRKLELADKVVWNEGSTELLRSQAQLLLQQIV; translated from the coding sequence ATGAAAATCTGGATCGTAACGGGTGGTGCCGCTTCCGGGAAATCAACGTTCTGTCGTTTGCTTGCCGAGCTGTCGTCTCAGGTGGTGCTGTTTTCGAGCGATGAGGCGGTGCATCAGATCTACCAGACGCCAGAGTTGGCAGCTGTGCTGGCAGGGGTGCTGGACCCATCCGTCGTCGGGGAAGACGGTCTGGTGTCGCGGGGGGCGTTGCGGGATCTGGCGTTCAACGATCCCACAGTGCGACGGAAACTTGAGGATTTCCTTCATCCTCAGGTATTTAAAAAGCTTTCTGATTTGGTTCAGCAGACCCGGGAAGCCGGAAAGGCACAACTTTTGATTGCGGAAGTGCCTTTGTTCTACGAGGCTGCTTCAGACTTTCCTGCTGATGCGGTCATCGTCGTCGCCTCTGAAGCCAGGGTGCAGCACGACCGAATGACGGGAGAACGTGGACTGAACGCTGACACCGCTCAACGCATTCTCGACATCCAGTGGCCGCTTCGGCGCAAACTGGAGCTCGCGGACAAAGTCGTCTGGAACGAGGGTTCGACTGAACTCCTGCGTTCTCAGGCCCAGCTACTCTTGCAACAAATCGTATAG
- the rho gene encoding transcription termination factor Rho — protein sequence MHSEENPVSVPADAPEGALVNETVIAEASAPETTTPPPVGASPAPDHTGAPVEEKVPGPFPEVVTINDLQSSTLGALQALAATLGWRVNGSRTKHQLVVELVSWMMQHGTRAEVEGFLEMQQESFGLIRYPLYNFAPLPEDIFVPIFVIRKFNLRPGQKIKASIKVPREKEKYLAMDRILEVEGRSVDEWQLPVDFDKLTATFPSQRIILETPKNPAVSARMVDIIAPLGKGQRALICASPRSGKTMLLKDIARSITVNHPEVTLIILLLDERPEEVTDFEESVQTEIYSSTFDESPKRHSQVAELVLERAKRLVELGKDVVILLDSITRLARGYNALQGGKGRTMSGGIDAKALMKPKKFFGAARKVEEGGSLTIVATALVETESRMDEVIFEEFKGTGNMEVNLDREIAERRIFPAIHVLKSGTRRDELLYHPDEFKRISVIRKQLASVPAYEAVEFLLKNIERSKSNAELLLSGLR from the coding sequence ATGCATAGTGAAGAAAACCCGGTCTCTGTCCCTGCGGACGCTCCAGAGGGAGCGCTCGTGAATGAGACGGTGATCGCTGAAGCCAGCGCACCCGAAACGACAACTCCTCCGCCTGTTGGAGCGAGCCCTGCCCCTGACCATACCGGGGCACCAGTTGAGGAGAAGGTGCCAGGTCCTTTCCCAGAAGTCGTAACGATCAACGACTTGCAATCCAGCACCCTGGGGGCACTACAGGCCTTGGCTGCTACGCTGGGATGGCGCGTCAACGGCAGCCGTACCAAGCACCAGCTTGTGGTGGAGTTGGTGAGTTGGATGATGCAACACGGCACCCGGGCTGAGGTGGAAGGTTTCCTTGAGATGCAGCAGGAGAGCTTCGGTCTCATCCGATATCCTTTGTACAATTTCGCCCCGTTGCCAGAGGACATCTTCGTGCCTATTTTTGTGATCCGGAAGTTCAATCTCCGGCCCGGCCAGAAGATCAAAGCCAGCATCAAAGTGCCGCGCGAGAAGGAGAAGTATCTCGCCATGGACCGGATTCTTGAGGTCGAAGGCAGGAGTGTTGATGAATGGCAACTGCCTGTGGATTTTGACAAGCTGACGGCGACCTTCCCTTCCCAGCGGATCATCCTGGAGACTCCGAAGAATCCTGCGGTGAGTGCCCGCATGGTGGACATCATCGCTCCGCTTGGCAAAGGTCAGCGGGCTTTGATCTGCGCTTCGCCCCGCTCAGGCAAGACGATGTTGTTGAAGGACATCGCCAGATCCATCACTGTGAACCATCCTGAGGTTACCCTCATCATCCTTTTATTGGATGAGCGGCCGGAGGAGGTCACAGATTTCGAAGAGAGCGTGCAGACGGAGATCTACAGTTCTACTTTTGATGAAAGTCCCAAGAGGCATTCCCAAGTTGCAGAGCTGGTGCTCGAACGTGCTAAGCGCCTGGTGGAGCTCGGTAAAGATGTGGTGATCTTGTTGGATAGCATCACCCGACTGGCGAGAGGTTACAATGCCCTGCAGGGCGGCAAGGGCCGCACCATGTCTGGCGGGATTGACGCCAAGGCATTGATGAAGCCCAAGAAGTTCTTCGGCGCGGCTAGAAAGGTCGAAGAAGGCGGCAGCCTTACAATTGTGGCGACGGCCCTCGTCGAAACAGAGAGCCGGATGGACGAAGTGATCTTTGAGGAGTTCAAGGGGACGGGCAACATGGAGGTGAATCTCGACCGCGAGATCGCCGAGCGCCGCATTTTCCCGGCGATCCATGTGCTCAAGTCAGGCACCCGTCGCGATGAGTTGTTGTATCACCCCGATGAGTTCAAGCGGATCTCCGTGATCCGCAAGCAGCTCGCCAGCGTTCCTGCCTATGAGGCAGTTGAATTCCTCCTCAAAAACATCGAGCGAAGCAAGAGCAATGCTGAGCTGTTGCTGTCTGGATTGCGTTGA
- a CDS encoding ribonuclease D produces the protein MISSSAEPSIGRDYYWIDTEEQLRGLAADLNSLITRGELTRVYLDTEADSLHHFQEKLCLIQLAANGIYALIDPLVLSDLGPLLEVVDNAEVWFHSADYDLTLLKRTCNWTPTHLKDTQVAARLTGHRTFGLAALVEQHCGVTLCKSSQKEDWSLRPLPAKMQAYAVDDVRYLGRLVDIFMTDLVAKDRVTWFEQSCESLRRDVLSRQEKDRDEAWRISGSGRLRPAGLAILREVWNWRDGIAREKDVPPFRVLNNQQMLTMATEFETSGTAHPPPRWRGRWKETFEAAVTRVKKADPASWPERPKKHARRMTDQDRAKIDRLCQARDLKAEGLGLETSLLGSRGLMEDLVLNPDGEVRNKLMAWQREVLQDVLSKEELVF, from the coding sequence ATGATTTCCTCATCCGCTGAGCCATCCATTGGTCGGGACTACTATTGGATCGACACCGAAGAGCAATTGAGGGGGCTTGCCGCGGATCTCAATAGCTTGATCACCCGTGGTGAGCTGACTCGCGTCTATCTGGACACGGAGGCAGACAGCCTGCATCACTTTCAGGAGAAGCTGTGTCTCATTCAGCTTGCTGCCAATGGCATTTATGCCCTGATTGATCCGCTGGTTCTTTCCGACCTCGGCCCGTTGTTGGAAGTGGTGGACAATGCGGAGGTGTGGTTTCACAGCGCAGACTACGATCTGACGCTGCTGAAGCGGACCTGCAACTGGACCCCCACACACCTCAAGGACACCCAAGTGGCCGCCAGGCTGACCGGGCATCGTACTTTTGGATTGGCGGCTCTGGTGGAGCAGCACTGTGGTGTCACGCTTTGCAAGAGCTCTCAAAAAGAAGACTGGAGCCTCCGCCCTCTGCCTGCCAAAATGCAGGCTTACGCGGTTGACGATGTCCGTTATCTGGGGCGGCTCGTGGATATTTTCATGACGGATCTGGTGGCGAAGGATCGTGTGACCTGGTTTGAGCAGAGTTGTGAATCTCTGCGCCGAGATGTTCTTTCGAGGCAGGAGAAAGACCGCGATGAGGCTTGGCGCATCAGTGGCTCCGGGCGGCTGCGGCCTGCAGGGCTCGCCATCTTGAGAGAGGTCTGGAATTGGCGTGATGGTATCGCACGTGAAAAGGATGTGCCTCCGTTCCGCGTTTTGAACAATCAGCAGATGCTGACGATGGCAACGGAGTTCGAAACTTCGGGTACTGCCCACCCTCCGCCCAGATGGCGCGGCCGGTGGAAGGAAACCTTCGAGGCGGCTGTGACCCGGGTTAAGAAAGCAGACCCCGCGAGCTGGCCGGAACGGCCCAAAAAGCATGCCCGCCGAATGACTGACCAAGATCGGGCGAAGATCGACCGGCTCTGTCAAGCTCGAGACCTCAAGGCAGAGGGGCTTGGACTTGAGACGTCTCTGTTGGGTTCGCGGGGGCTGATGGAAGATCTGGTCCTGAATCCGGATGGAGAAGTTAGAAACAAGCTCATGGCATGGCAGCGCGAGGTGCTGCAAGACGTGCTTTCCAAAGAAGAACTGGTGTTCTGA
- a CDS encoding sigma-54-dependent transcriptional regulator yields the protein MAKVVIIDDEASILELMAKFCRGLGHEVVQCQTGMAGLSSIRDSRPDLVIVDLRIGDIDGLEIIKHTRAESASTAIIMVTGHGSVETAVEAMRLGAYDYLTKPFDLADLKRTIEQALGQKSVTAASSYQAAPPSAANSSRLVGGSAPIQKILSIVQRVADNDSPVLLEGEFGVGKQLIARALHESSRRSSGPFKAIQCSALPPDLLESELFGHGSPQNSIFARTRGGTIHIAEIHQMPMRIQAQLNGFLEQAQVSSQTMYNGSGFNFRLITSTTAHLEDSIRDGKFREDLYYKLSVVPIIVPPLRERREDIALLVEHFLREQALRSGRGMKRMEAFAEEFLEKYPWPGNISELRNAVERACALAEGDSIKPSDLPAKVTQKVEAPLDPASGEGKQRLPIGGTLDEFIRGQEKLFIAETLKFNNGSREKTASMLGVSIATLYRKMELNVERKTTS from the coding sequence ATGGCAAAAGTGGTAATCATTGATGACGAGGCGTCCATCTTGGAGCTTATGGCCAAGTTTTGCCGTGGCTTGGGACACGAGGTCGTGCAGTGCCAGACCGGGATGGCTGGATTGAGCAGCATCAGGGACAGTCGCCCCGATCTGGTGATTGTGGATCTCCGCATCGGTGATATTGACGGGTTGGAAATCATCAAACACACCCGTGCCGAATCCGCCAGCACCGCCATCATCATGGTGACAGGCCACGGCAGCGTAGAGACTGCCGTAGAGGCCATGCGGCTGGGCGCCTATGATTATCTCACAAAACCCTTCGACCTTGCCGACCTCAAGCGCACGATCGAACAAGCACTGGGACAGAAGAGCGTAACGGCCGCCAGCAGCTATCAAGCCGCCCCGCCCTCAGCAGCCAACAGTTCCCGTCTGGTAGGCGGCAGCGCGCCAATTCAAAAAATCCTCAGCATTGTCCAGCGCGTCGCCGATAATGACAGCCCTGTCCTGCTTGAAGGGGAATTCGGCGTCGGCAAGCAATTGATCGCTCGCGCCCTGCATGAGAGCAGCCGGCGCAGCTCCGGTCCTTTCAAAGCCATCCAATGCAGCGCGCTGCCGCCAGATCTTCTTGAGTCTGAGCTCTTCGGTCACGGCTCTCCACAGAACAGCATCTTTGCCCGCACACGTGGTGGCACCATCCACATTGCGGAGATCCACCAGATGCCGATGCGCATCCAGGCGCAATTGAACGGGTTTTTGGAGCAGGCCCAAGTCTCCTCCCAGACCATGTACAATGGTTCAGGATTTAACTTCCGCCTCATCACCTCCACCACAGCCCACCTCGAAGATTCCATTCGGGATGGGAAATTCCGCGAAGATCTCTATTATAAGCTCTCAGTGGTGCCCATCATTGTGCCGCCGCTGCGTGAGCGCCGGGAAGACATAGCCCTGCTCGTGGAGCATTTTCTTAGAGAACAAGCCCTGCGCTCCGGGCGGGGGATGAAGAGGATGGAAGCCTTTGCCGAGGAGTTTCTTGAGAAATATCCCTGGCCGGGAAACATCAGCGAACTGCGCAACGCGGTCGAGCGTGCGTGCGCCCTCGCGGAAGGAGATTCCATCAAACCCAGCGACCTGCCTGCCAAGGTCACCCAAAAGGTGGAGGCACCACTCGACCCTGCCAGCGGTGAAGGCAAACAGCGCCTGCCCATCGGTGGCACGCTGGATGAATTCATCCGCGGCCAGGAGAAGCTCTTTATTGCCGAGACCCTCAAGTTCAACAACGGCAGTCGTGAGAAGACGGCCAGCATGCTCGGCGTGAGTATCGCCACCCTTTACCGGAAAATGGAGCTCAATGTGGAGCGTAAAACCACGTCATAG
- a CDS encoding O-antigen ligase family protein — MLKRQRNSKSPRRPLVEDEEDPPPSRSIPPVAPTPWWALLLLVAVPLLAISICGNRSPFAIGLSTVLMGAAIFAAPPRFRVPAWVGAPLLLMLGFSLCGLLPVGDSDLPAWRTTLRDAFGIIMPGTQSPQPWITLQGVLLLTVGTLWLSVCITRGFDEPERRTLLQLLVLGIAGIAIASLVVHYGDYEVIFWQGTERIDYYGPFTNRNNFSGLLASGAVLAFACTYDAYHRKRWSWPVFALSILPMFGAILANTSRTGVVLFFVGLGMWMMSGSHAARSAKRFAVSTSLLLILATVSLIYGQRILERFTGSEGIVSTLSSDGRIKIFQQSLALIPQAPFIGVGLGNFEPVYALHKTASGDGMITRTAHPESDWLWLGIEGGLLALAAAFTAGYFIWKGFGRWKKSDGSGRRDRRLRAAAGIGVALLFLQAFVDTPLHTLGLATFGALLAGLAWHPAKRLAANLSVPILRYTASGICLFSGFAWMAVGSGEAVLPGAFSARMQLESARALSSSGNQADALEALNKVIATQPMRWDAYYIRAAISLQLGRPHQQVMDDFSRARALEPNTPTFCMQEAALWLDHAPLQALPALREAIRRDPRNAADYYRQIADNIHRFPDLREPLRSMAEDPKLRLLYLERVSGSDFQTALRELLDSHPSLDNFTPSQKLSLFELWYSRGDKNQLIRELQNNPNWSTSGWIVLGRHWAGEGKFRDACELAFKHMRQPSLPATGEVRDLGQLTRSFLQNPMDAVRGLGLYQVQRQQGLDAEAFTTLRDVTRIPNTPVGTLYEYAVRLAEKGDYSRAWDSLLAYRTRSAEP; from the coding sequence GTGCTCAAAAGACAACGCAACTCCAAGTCCCCACGTCGCCCCCTCGTAGAGGATGAGGAAGACCCGCCGCCTTCCCGAAGCATCCCTCCAGTCGCGCCCACCCCTTGGTGGGCTCTCTTGCTCCTGGTGGCGGTGCCGCTGCTGGCCATCTCCATCTGCGGGAATCGGTCGCCCTTCGCGATAGGGCTCTCTACGGTGCTCATGGGTGCCGCCATCTTCGCTGCGCCCCCGCGCTTCAGAGTGCCGGCATGGGTCGGTGCCCCCTTGTTGCTGATGCTGGGTTTTTCCTTGTGCGGGTTGCTGCCCGTTGGAGACTCTGACCTTCCGGCGTGGCGCACCACCTTGCGGGACGCCTTTGGCATCATCATGCCAGGCACCCAGTCTCCCCAGCCCTGGATCACCCTTCAGGGGGTGCTATTACTCACCGTGGGCACCCTGTGGCTCAGCGTCTGCATCACCCGGGGGTTCGATGAACCCGAAAGGCGGACCCTGCTGCAGTTGCTGGTGCTGGGCATCGCTGGCATCGCCATTGCCAGCCTCGTCGTGCACTACGGGGACTATGAAGTGATTTTCTGGCAGGGCACCGAGCGCATTGACTACTACGGCCCCTTTACCAACCGGAACAACTTCTCGGGCTTGCTGGCCTCCGGGGCGGTGCTGGCCTTCGCCTGCACATATGATGCCTACCACCGTAAGCGCTGGTCTTGGCCCGTTTTTGCCCTCTCTATTCTCCCCATGTTCGGTGCCATCCTCGCCAACACCTCACGCACAGGGGTCGTGTTGTTCTTCGTCGGTCTGGGCATGTGGATGATGTCAGGCAGCCATGCCGCGCGTTCGGCGAAGCGTTTTGCCGTATCCACCTCCCTGCTGTTGATTCTCGCCACGGTCTCCCTCATCTACGGCCAGCGCATTCTGGAACGGTTCACAGGTTCGGAGGGCATCGTCTCCACGTTGAGCAGTGATGGCCGGATCAAGATCTTCCAGCAATCCCTGGCGCTCATCCCTCAGGCACCATTCATCGGGGTGGGGCTCGGCAATTTCGAGCCCGTGTACGCCCTGCACAAGACCGCCTCCGGTGATGGAATGATCACCCGCACCGCCCACCCGGAAAGCGACTGGCTCTGGCTGGGCATCGAAGGCGGACTGCTGGCCCTCGCGGCGGCATTCACCGCAGGTTATTTCATCTGGAAAGGCTTTGGAAGGTGGAAGAAATCCGACGGCAGCGGACGTCGCGACCGGCGGCTTCGCGCTGCTGCGGGGATTGGGGTCGCCCTGCTGTTTCTCCAGGCTTTTGTGGATACCCCCCTCCACACGCTGGGGCTGGCCACCTTCGGCGCACTGCTCGCCGGGCTGGCCTGGCACCCGGCCAAACGTCTTGCGGCGAACCTCTCCGTCCCCATCCTGCGCTACACCGCCAGCGGGATCTGTTTGTTCAGCGGCTTCGCGTGGATGGCCGTAGGTTCAGGGGAGGCTGTTCTGCCCGGGGCATTCAGCGCCAGGATGCAGCTGGAGTCTGCCAGGGCGCTCTCCTCCTCTGGCAATCAAGCTGACGCGCTCGAGGCCTTGAACAAAGTCATCGCCACTCAACCGATGAGATGGGATGCCTACTACATTCGCGCCGCCATCTCCCTCCAGCTCGGCCGCCCCCATCAGCAGGTGATGGACGACTTTTCCCGGGCTCGCGCACTGGAACCGAACACCCCCACCTTCTGCATGCAGGAGGCCGCCCTCTGGTTGGATCACGCCCCCCTTCAGGCCCTCCCGGCTCTGCGGGAGGCCATTCGCCGGGATCCTCGCAATGCCGCCGATTACTACAGACAGATCGCCGACAACATCCATCGCTTTCCCGATCTGCGGGAGCCGCTGCGATCCATGGCGGAGGATCCCAAGCTCCGTCTCCTCTATTTGGAACGGGTCTCTGGAAGCGACTTCCAGACAGCCCTGCGGGAGCTGCTCGACAGCCATCCCAGTCTCGACAACTTCACACCATCCCAGAAGCTGTCCCTCTTTGAGCTTTGGTACAGCAGGGGTGACAAGAATCAGCTCATCCGTGAACTTCAGAACAATCCCAACTGGAGCACCAGCGGATGGATCGTGCTGGGCCGACACTGGGCTGGCGAAGGGAAGTTTCGCGACGCTTGTGAGCTGGCGTTCAAACACATGCGACAGCCATCCCTTCCCGCCACAGGTGAAGTCCGGGATCTTGGGCAGTTGACCCGGAGCTTTCTACAGAATCCCATGGACGCGGTACGCGGCTTGGGGCTGTACCAAGTGCAGCGGCAACAAGGGCTAGATGCAGAGGCCTTCACCACCCTGAGAGATGTAACAAGAATCCCTAATACCCCAGTAGGCACCCTTTACGAATATGCCGTACGCCTCGCTGAGAAGGGAGATTATTCCCGTGCTTGGGACTCTCTTCTAGCCTATCGAACTCGCTCTGCCGAGCCCTGA
- a CDS encoding MraY family glycosyltransferase: MMWLLFTGAILVSALGTWLIIRQNSGLGMDHPDQHRKLHTTPVPRLGGLPVFVALCLGFAFATWWLPDFFAQWWPIILTNLLIFSVGFADDLRPLGARVKLVGQIGAACILYALGISIDSLSNPFGEGQIVLGWWGLPITLLWLISIPNIINLIDGMDGLATGFGLFLSLTLAFVGHFARMPDVVLISVVMSGALIGFLVFNLPPARIFLGDGGAYLIGFFVASVSLLSSNKGTIIASLLVVIIALGVPILDTLFAIIRRLLRGVPIFRADAQHIHHRLMLLGFSKAKALIALYTVCLVLSLFGISLFWNRGLSLPIATAALFLLGLGAARYLGYVRSWREVRAQFREALNRRRDMLYTAAYGKVLEWEAERSLEADEFLMLFRLGTERIGVKLAPAAGFRPLDFSLITDLTCRLYVPDDADMADRWVAKADQLIPALNLATERWGRLSDIEFTPAAGSLDSRPIATPKANLTP; the protein is encoded by the coding sequence ATGATGTGGCTCCTCTTTACGGGGGCCATCTTGGTCAGTGCGCTCGGCACCTGGCTCATCATTCGCCAAAATTCCGGGCTGGGCATGGACCATCCGGATCAACATCGGAAACTGCACACAACACCAGTGCCAAGATTGGGCGGGCTTCCGGTCTTCGTGGCGCTCTGCCTGGGCTTTGCATTCGCTACCTGGTGGCTTCCAGATTTCTTCGCTCAATGGTGGCCGATCATCCTCACCAATCTGCTCATCTTTTCCGTGGGCTTCGCGGACGATCTGCGTCCGCTGGGGGCGCGGGTCAAGCTTGTCGGTCAGATAGGTGCCGCCTGCATCCTCTACGCGTTGGGCATCTCGATCGACAGCTTGTCCAACCCCTTTGGCGAGGGGCAGATCGTGTTGGGATGGTGGGGGCTCCCGATCACCCTCCTTTGGCTCATCTCCATCCCCAACATCATCAATCTCATCGACGGTATGGATGGGCTGGCCACGGGATTTGGCCTGTTCCTCAGCCTCACCCTCGCATTTGTTGGCCACTTTGCCAGGATGCCGGACGTGGTGCTCATCTCTGTGGTCATGAGCGGTGCCCTCATTGGCTTTCTCGTCTTCAACCTGCCACCGGCGCGCATCTTCCTTGGGGATGGAGGAGCCTACCTCATTGGCTTCTTTGTCGCCTCTGTCTCCCTCCTTTCCTCCAACAAGGGGACGATCATCGCCTCATTGCTGGTGGTCATCATCGCTCTGGGCGTGCCGATTCTTGACACCCTCTTTGCCATCATTCGCCGGCTCTTGCGCGGAGTACCCATCTTCCGCGCCGATGCCCAGCATATCCATCATCGCCTGATGTTGCTGGGCTTCAGCAAGGCCAAGGCGCTCATTGCCCTCTATACGGTGTGCCTGGTGCTCAGCCTCTTCGGCATCAGTCTCTTCTGGAATCGCGGTCTTTCTTTGCCGATTGCCACCGCAGCCCTGTTCCTGCTGGGGCTGGGCGCAGCGCGCTATCTGGGGTATGTCCGCAGTTGGCGGGAAGTACGGGCCCAGTTCAGAGAAGCGCTCAACCGACGCCGGGACATGCTCTACACTGCCGCCTATGGCAAGGTGCTGGAGTGGGAGGCAGAAAGATCGCTGGAGGCCGATGAGTTTCTCATGCTCTTCCGCCTGGGTACGGAGCGCATTGGGGTCAAGCTTGCCCCAGCGGCCGGGTTCCGCCCGCTGGATTTCTCACTCATCACAGACCTGACCTGCCGTCTCTACGTGCCGGACGACGCTGACATGGCAGATCGTTGGGTGGCCAAGGCGGACCAGCTCATTCCCGCCCTCAATCTCGCCACAGAAAGATGGGGCCGTCTGTCGGACATTGAATTCACACCTGCGGCAGGTTCCCTTGATTCCAGACCCATCGCTACGCCAAAAGCAAACCTCACCCCCTAG
- a CDS encoding glycosyltransferase: protein MRILLLNKFTSPDPAPTARLLAELGTGLQARGWEVFSRSAGGSYRQGTGSGGFKRWMREGWAHGRLFVAGCLAPRPDVIFCLSDPPGLVFTASLISRIRRIPLAHWVMDVYPQIAAALGEVSPKSPPYRWLDKAVQLGLRRCELIGCLDEDMADALQLKTDPRLHLCPPWPPSTITAASIVSQPIVSQSPSSFTWLYSGNLGRAHDVETLLQTQHQLEAAGLEADLVFQGRGPQIPWAKHRAAELGLRRCRWLDYAPDEQLVSSLLRADVLVATQKVETQGLLWPSKLAVLKHLNRPILWIGPTEGGIARMLQKNHPGAGLFAPGDCQGVTDWLRNQMSGGSVPAAVVSCPEWHGKLASIQTLAVDDWHQRLVQLVRSPRIIS from the coding sequence ATGCGCATCCTTCTCCTCAACAAGTTCACCTCCCCGGATCCAGCCCCCACGGCCCGGTTGCTGGCCGAGTTGGGCACTGGACTTCAGGCGCGTGGTTGGGAGGTCTTCAGCAGATCCGCAGGGGGCAGTTACCGACAAGGCACGGGCTCGGGCGGCTTCAAGCGGTGGATGCGTGAAGGCTGGGCACATGGGAGACTCTTCGTCGCAGGCTGTCTTGCTCCGCGACCTGACGTGATTTTCTGCCTGTCCGACCCACCGGGCCTCGTCTTCACCGCCTCGCTCATCTCCCGCATCCGGCGCATTCCTCTCGCCCACTGGGTCATGGATGTTTACCCCCAAATCGCAGCCGCCCTGGGGGAGGTATCCCCGAAAAGCCCTCCCTACCGTTGGCTTGACAAGGCGGTGCAGCTCGGCCTTCGACGCTGTGAGCTGATCGGGTGTCTGGACGAGGACATGGCAGACGCTCTCCAGCTCAAAACCGACCCCCGGCTTCATCTCTGCCCCCCGTGGCCTCCTTCGACAATCACTGCGGCCTCAATAGTTAGCCAGCCGATAGTTTCGCAATCCCCATCCAGTTTCACCTGGCTCTACTCGGGCAATTTGGGCCGGGCGCACGATGTTGAAACCCTCCTTCAAACTCAGCATCAGCTGGAGGCAGCGGGACTGGAAGCGGACCTCGTATTCCAAGGGCGCGGCCCGCAGATTCCATGGGCAAAACATCGGGCAGCGGAACTTGGACTGCGACGGTGCCGCTGGCTGGACTACGCACCAGACGAGCAACTGGTCTCCTCCTTGCTTAGGGCAGATGTGCTCGTCGCCACTCAAAAAGTCGAAACCCAGGGTCTGCTCTGGCCGTCCAAACTCGCCGTTCTGAAGCACCTGAACCGGCCGATCCTCTGGATAGGCCCCACCGAAGGCGGCATCGCTCGAATGCTCCAAAAGAACCATCCCGGAGCAGGTCTCTTTGCACCGGGTGATTGCCAAGGAGTGACCGACTGGCTGCGCAATCAGATGTCAGGCGGCTCCGTGCCTGCTGCGGTTGTCTCTTGCCCGGAATGGCATGGAAAACTTGCGTCCATCCAGACTCTCGCCGTGGATGATTGGCACCAGCGCCTTGTCCAACTGGTCCGGTCGCCCCGCATAATCTCCTGA
- a CDS encoding glycosyltransferase, with protein sequence MNLLLVIPCFRESTRLRPFLSDLCRVLGDVGGVSILVVDDGSGEEEAGKLRALVDEYRSAHPFVRPMLALPQNVGKGGTVYAGWSAHQGEQWLAFADADGAVSASEIARLVTAVRSARQDVAPHAWFASRVKMLGRNVHRLFHRHLVGRIYATLVSELLHVPVYDTQCGCKVVPRRVFESVRDRLTLMGFAFDVDLMMALRHAGCDISEFPVDWSEIPGGKIHLFRDSWRMFRDVYLLRKKWHADPGSLYGVE encoded by the coding sequence TTGAATTTGTTGCTCGTCATTCCTTGTTTTCGCGAGAGCACCCGTCTCCGCCCCTTTCTCTCCGACCTTTGCAGGGTGCTGGGAGATGTTGGCGGTGTCTCCATCCTGGTGGTGGATGACGGGAGCGGTGAGGAGGAAGCCGGAAAGCTTCGCGCCCTGGTCGATGAATACCGCTCCGCCCACCCCTTTGTGCGGCCGATGCTGGCTCTGCCGCAGAACGTTGGGAAGGGGGGCACGGTGTATGCTGGCTGGTCCGCCCATCAGGGTGAGCAATGGCTGGCGTTCGCCGACGCCGATGGGGCGGTGTCCGCCTCCGAGATTGCCCGGCTGGTGACTGCTGTCCGATCCGCCCGCCAGGACGTTGCCCCCCACGCCTGGTTCGCCTCCAGGGTCAAGATGCTGGGACGCAATGTTCATCGCCTCTTTCACCGGCATCTCGTCGGGCGCATCTATGCAACGCTCGTTTCCGAGCTGCTCCACGTACCCGTCTATGACACCCAGTGCGGCTGCAAAGTGGTCCCGCGCCGGGTATTTGAATCCGTCCGGGACCGGCTCACGCTTATGGGCTTCGCCTTTGACGTCGATCTGATGATGGCCCTCCGGCACGCAGGCTGTGACATCTCAGAGTTCCCTGTGGACTGGAGTGAAATCCCCGGCGGCAAGATTCACCTCTTTCGGGATTCATGGCGGATGTTCCGGGACGTGTACCTGCTCCGGAAGAAGTGGCACGCGGATCCAGGCTCCCTTTACGGGGTGGAGTAA